From Magnolia sinica isolate HGM2019 chromosome 13, MsV1, whole genome shotgun sequence, one genomic window encodes:
- the LOC131222533 gene encoding putative pentatricopeptide repeat-containing protein At5g52630 encodes MRPLQIPRKPFQHLNTHLSISTVHLSTFLQNRSNSVSFEQCYRDLCSLLQALTFSRSLTNGQQLHAHVIKTGVRNIALLSNYLINFYSKCQRPFDSRQVFDEIPYKKPTSWSSVISSFAQNELPDLSLEFFRRMLEAGIRPDDHIFPSATKSCAILSSTLCGRSIHSLALKTGFDLDVFVGSSLVDMYAKCGEIRDARQMFDEMPERNVVSWSGMIYGYAQFGEDEEALRLFKRALAADLAVNDFTYSSVIRVCGHSTLLELGSQVHCLCLKTSFNSSSFVGSSLISLYSKCGIVEEAYRVFDQMPDRNLGAWNSMLIACAQHGHTQKAFKIFGQMEMVGIRPNFITFLCMLSTCSHAGLVEKGEIYFRLMSEHGIEPGAQHYACMVDLLGRAGKLPDAVTFIEKMPIEPTESIWGALLTGSRIHGDTETAAFAADKLFESGSMSSGAHVLLSNAYAAVGRWADAARARKMMRDRGVKKETGLSWVEEGNRVHTFASGDRSHPVTEEIYRKLAELEKEMERAGYIADTSFVLHDLDSEEKKQAIRYHSERLAIAFGLISFPPDRLIRVMKNLRICGDCHTAIKFVSKCTARTVILRDNNRFHRFEGGMCSCGDYW; translated from the coding sequence ATGCGACCACTGCAAATCCCCAGAAAGCCCTTCCAACATCTAAACACTCATCTctcgatctcaaccgttcatcTCTCAACGTTCCTACAGAATCGATCAAACTCAGTGAGCTTCGAGCAATGTTACCGAGATCTCTGCAGCCTTCTCCAGGCCCTTACATTTTCCAGATCGCTCACCAATGGCCAGCAACTCCATGCGCACGTTATCAAAACCGGCGTACGGAACATCGCCCTCCTTTCCAACTACCTCATCAATTTCTATTCAAAATGCCAACGCCCTTTCGATTCCCGCCAGGTGTTCGACGAAATTCCTTACAAGAAACCCACCTCCTGGAGTTCCGTCATCTCCTCCTTCGCCCAGAACGAACTCCCCGATCTCTCCCTCGAATTCTTCCGTCGAATGCTCGAGGCCGGGATCAGGCCAGACGACCACATTTTCCCTAGCGCAACAAAATCTTGCGCAATCCTGTCGAGCACTTTGTGCGGCCGATCGATACATTCCCTAGCATTGAAGACCGGGTTCGATTTGGATGTCTTTGTCGGCAGTTCGTTGGTTGATatgtatgcaaaatgtggggaaattCGGGATGCTCGGCagatgttcgatgaaatgcctgagaGGAATGTGGTTTCTTGGAGCGGAATGATATATGGATATGCTCAGTTCGGCGAAGATGAGGAGGCTCTGAGGCTGTTTAAACGGGCTTTGGCTGCTGATTTGGCTGTTAACGATTTTACTTACTCGAGTGTGATTCGGGTCTGTGGTCATTCCACGCTTCTCGAATTGGGTTCTCAGGTGCATTGTCTTTGCTTGAAGACGAGCTTCAATTCATCAAGCTTCGTGGGTAGTTCTTTGATTTCTTTGTATTCAAAGTGCGGCATTGTTGAGGAAGCTTATCGCGTGTTCGATCAAATGCCTGACAGAAATCTTGGCGCATGGAATTCGATGCTGATTGCATGTGCCCAACATGGCCACACACAGAAAGCGTTCAAAATTTTTGGCCAGATGGAGATGGTTGGAATTCGGCCAAATTTCATTACTTTTTTGTGCATGCTCTCCACCTGTAGCCACGCGGGGCTTGTCGAGAAGGGCGAAATCTATTTCAGGCTGATGAGTGAACATGGGATTGAGCCAGGGGCTCAGCACTATGCATGTATGGTGGATTTGCTTGGCCGTGCCGGCAAATTGCCCGATGCAGTCACATTTATTGAAAAGATGCCAATTGAGCCGACGGAATCTATTTGGGGCGCATTGTTGACTGGATCCCGTATCCATGGGGATACAGAGACAGCGGCATTTGCGGCCGACAAACTTTTCGAATCAGGCTCCATGAGCTCCGGTGCACATGTGTTGTTATCGAATGCCTATGCAGCTGTAGGAAGATGGGCCGATGCTGCAAGGGCAAGGAAGATGATGAGGGACCGGGGTGTGAAGAAGGAGACTGGTTTGAGTTGGGTTGAGGAGGGCAATAGGGTCCACACATTTGCCTCTGGGGACCGGTCACACCCAGTGACTGAAGAGATTTATAGAAAATTAGCAGAGTTGGAGAAGGAGATGGAGCGGGCAGGCTACATTGCTGACACAAGTTTTGTTTTGCATGATTTGGATAGCGAAGAAAAGAAGCAGGCCATCCGGTATCACAGTGAGAGATTAGCTATTGCATTTGGGCTGATTAGCTTCCCACCTGATCGGCTTATACGGGTGATGAAGAACTTACGGATATGCGGGGACTGTCACACGGCAATCAAATTTGTGTCCAAGTGCACAGCAAGGACTGTTATCTTGAGGGATAACAATCGATTCCATCGATTTGAGGGTGGGATGTGCTCTTGCGGCGATTATTGGTAA